In the genome of Schistocerca piceifrons isolate TAMUIC-IGC-003096 chromosome X, iqSchPice1.1, whole genome shotgun sequence, one region contains:
- the LOC124721366 gene encoding RNA-binding protein squid-like, with product MNYYTDYQGFMPPAANGIQSTGTAGIPGRDDDRKLFIGGLPRQITENEIKNYFSLFGDVDSVTIKIDPFTGQSRGFAFIVFVDPKTIDQLLSSEHYINSKKVDLKRIIKKSQHGKIFVGGLTADITDNDIKSYFSQYGTVVDVQTPYDKARNQRKGFCFVTFDSKNVVRELLKTPKQFIKGKEVDVKKVKVNQEGTVTAAGGRVFPGNWVNQGYGTYVGSYPQDFGTNYSSTTYEGYDYSTDYTTAYEYPGGYVYDGFSGVQGTYSTAGKPRVGARQLQRPQPY from the coding sequence ATGAATTATTACACAGATTATCAGGGCTTTATGCCGCCCGCTGCTAATGGTATACAGTCTACAGGTACGGCTGGAATACCGGGCCGGGATGATGACAGAAAGTTGTTTATCGGCGGGCTTCCGAGACAGATTACAGAGAACGagattaaaaattatttcagtttgtttGGAGACGTTGACAGCGTTACGATTAAAATTGACCCTTTCACGGGACAGTCAAGAGGCTTCGCCTTCATAGTATTTGTAGATCCGAAAACTATTGACCAGTTGCTGTCGTCTGAACACTATATAAACAGCAAGAAAGTAGATCTCAAGCGAATCATAAAAAAGTCGCAGCATGGCAAAATATTCGTTGGTGGCTTGACCGCTGACATAACAGACAACGACATTAAGTCTTATTTCTCGCAATATGGTACTGTAGTCGATGTGCAAACTCCGTATGACAAAGCTAGAAATCAGAGAAAAGGCTTTTGCTTCGTAACTTTCGACTCGAAAAATGTAGTTCGTGAGCTGTTGAAGACACCCAAACAATTCATCAAAGGAAAGGAAGTAGACGtcaaaaaggtcaaggtgaatcAAGAAGGTACTGTCACTGCAGCTGGTGGTAGAGTTTTTCCTGGAAATTGGGTGAACCAAGGCTATGGAACTTACGTTGGCTCATATCCGCAAGATTTTGGAACTAATTATAGTAGTACAACCTATGAAGGCTATGACTACTCGACGGATTACACAACAGCTTATGAATACCCAGGAGGATATGTGTATGATGGTTTCAGTGGAGTCCAAGGCACGTACTCAACAGCTGGGAAACCAAGAGTAGGTGCTCGTCAGCTACAGAGACCTCAGCCGTACTAG